The Phycisphaeraceae bacterium genome segment CTACGGCGGGAGCGCCGACTTGCGAGACCCGGGGCTGTTGATTTCAGCCGTGGAGACTCCGCGAGCGATGTACGGCGGGTCGCTACTCCATGGCGATCTCTTTGGGATGGCTGCGGCGTACCTGTTCCACATTGTTCAGAACCATCCGTTCGTGGATGGCAACAAGCGGACTGGAACGGTCGCGGCGATCGTGTTTCTCGATGTGAATGGGGTAGAGATCGACGCCGACAATGACGAGTTGGCCGAGATGGTGTTGGCGGTTGCGCGTGGGGAGATCGACAAGAATCGGATTGCGAGGTTCTTGCGGGAGCGAGCGGCGGGGCTGTAGCTTGTCGCGGACTTATCGCTGCGACCCCTGGCTACCCATTTGAGTCCTTCGGGCTTCATGCGACACGGGGCTGCCGCATTCGGTGCAGGTTTTAGCGGTTCCGATCGGGTATCCGCACGCGGTGCACAGGCCGCGGCGGGAGCGGAGGGTGCGACGGGTGCGGCGGGTGCGGCGGATCGTGCCCGGGCCCATCGCGAGTGCGGCGATGAACGTGGCAAAGAAAGCCGTGTTGATGAAGAAGGCGGGCCATGCCGGGCTCGTGGGCAGTACTCCACGAGTTTGTGGGATCCATCCGGCGGGGGCAACGTGCCATTCTCCGATCACCGTTCCGGTACGGTGATTGCGTTGGGGATTGGTGATGCTGATTGACGCCATCGAAAGGCATGGGAACGGGAAGCCCCATGTCTTACGGCTGACGACGAGTACTCCGGCATCGCCGAATCCGAGGGCAGTTTCGTTGCGAGAGCCGATCGTGGTCTCAACCTCCGTGGGATCGGAGGCCGTGGGCCATTCAGGCCCCGGATCGATCGGCCACGTGTAGTGACTCGCGTAACTGCGTCGCATCGGGGGCCACCACAGGCAGCTCCACGCGACGAGCACGGTGGTGACGGCGCCGAGGAGAAAACAGATCAACGTGGCGCGGAGCGAGCTCGTCCATGGTGGATGGCCGCGGGAGTGGACGGGCTCTCCGCATTCCGTGCAGCGTTTGGCGGCGCCGATTGGGTATCCGCACGCGGTGCACAGGCCGCGGCGGGACCGGAGTTTGCGGCGGACGACTCCGGGGCCCAACCACACTGCCGCGATGAGGGCGGTGTAGAACGCGATGTTGAGCGCGAGGGCGGACCAGAGCGGATGCACGGGCAGCATGCCATCGGTCCTGGCGGCCCACCGCGATCCGGGCGCGGCGACCCGCCAGCCGCCGGCGATTCTCTCCGGTGCGGCAGGTGACTGACTGAGCACGCTGATTCTCGCGATCGAGAGGCATGGGAAGGGGAAGCCGTATGTCACACTGCGGACGAAGAGATTGGGCCGAGTGGTGCCGGGCTTGGGATCGGCATCGGTTGGTTTGAGGAGGCTCTCGGAGCGATCGGACCATGGGAATGGTTCGGAAGAGGCGAACTCGGCAAGCAGGCCGATCTCGGCGGTGGCTGAGATGCTGGCCGGGGCGGCTGGCCACTCGGGCCCGACATCGATCGGCCACTGATTTGGCCTTGGGACTTCGAAGCGTTCCAGCGCGGGCCACCACGGGCGGCTCCACGCGATGAGGATGGTGGTGATGGCGCCGAGGAGGAGGCAGATTGTGGCGGTGCGTAGGGGACGCGCCATGGGAGAAGTGTACAGGTTGGTGCGAGTGGGGCGGTTGCTTTGATAACCCCT includes the following:
- a CDS encoding type II toxin-antitoxin system death-on-curing family toxin, with amino-acid sequence MEPQFLRVDEVLRIHADQVERYGGSADLRDPGLLISAVETPRAMYGGSLLHGDLFGMAAAYLFHIVQNHPFVDGNKRTGTVAAIVFLDVNGVEIDADNDELAEMVLAVARGEIDKNRIARFLRERAAGL